In one Polaribacter sp. ALD11 genomic region, the following are encoded:
- a CDS encoding type IX secretion system membrane protein PorP/SprF, with protein sequence MKLIYLRICLLSIVVFSIKSQAQETLPIYTDYLSDNVFLVHPSAAGIGNSSKLRLTTRQQWIGVPNAPALQTISFHTKFGEESNAGYGLVLFNDKNGFHSQQGLQGAYTYHLPMSTNKLFKQLSFGLAFSFVQNQSDQRTFSGDRPGVISQVIESTSYYNADFSVAYHRGGLSSYFTVKNLFLTAKNNLNVQEPLDLRNYILSAGYYFGEDNVVQLEPSVMVQLREATGERIADFNLKAYKTFSKTQIWAALSYRRNFDSNSIDNSAYVSPVIGLNYKNFMFSYTHTKQLNEVLFAESGFHQISIGFNLWTREQRAAACPNINSNYGSF encoded by the coding sequence ATGAAGTTAATTTACCTAAGAATTTGTCTTTTAAGTATTGTTGTTTTTTCAATAAAAAGTCAAGCTCAAGAAACTCTACCAATATATACAGATTATTTATCTGACAATGTTTTTTTAGTGCACCCTTCTGCAGCAGGAATTGGTAATTCGAGTAAGTTAAGATTAACCACAAGACAACAATGGATTGGTGTACCCAATGCACCAGCTTTGCAAACGATAAGTTTTCATACGAAGTTTGGAGAAGAGTCTAACGCAGGTTATGGTTTGGTGCTGTTTAATGATAAGAACGGTTTTCATTCTCAACAAGGTTTGCAAGGTGCATATACATATCACTTACCAATGAGTACTAATAAATTATTTAAACAACTATCTTTTGGTCTGGCATTTTCTTTTGTTCAAAATCAATCAGATCAAAGAACTTTTTCAGGTGATAGGCCAGGTGTAATCAGTCAGGTTATAGAAAGTACAAGTTATTACAATGCAGATTTTAGTGTTGCATACCATAGAGGTGGCTTATCTTCATATTTCACTGTAAAGAATTTATTCCTAACAGCAAAAAATAATTTAAATGTTCAAGAACCTTTAGATTTAAGAAATTATATTTTGTCTGCTGGTTATTATTTTGGAGAAGATAATGTTGTTCAATTAGAACCTTCTGTTATGGTTCAACTTAGAGAAGCAACAGGAGAAAGAATAGCCGATTTTAATTTAAAAGCTTATAAAACATTTTCTAAGACCCAAATTTGGGCAGCTTTATCTTATCGAAGGAATTTTGATAGTAACAGTATAGATAATTCTGCTTATGTATCACCAGTTATTGGACTGAATTACAAAAACTTTATGTTCTCATATACGCACACAAAGCAATTAAATGAGGTTTTGTTTGCAGAATCTGGTTTTCATCAAATTTCTATAGGTTTTAACTTGTGGACTAGAGAGCAAAGGGCAGCAGCTTGTCCTAATATAAATTCTAATTATGGAAGTTTCTAA
- the murI gene encoding glutamate racemase has product MDSNNFSIGFFDSGVGGTSIWKEVITLLPNENTIYLSDSINAPYGEKSEEEIIALSIKNTEFLLKKNCKLIVVACNTATTNAITLLRNNYDIPFIGIEPAIRPAALTTKTNTIGILATKGTLNSRLFEETSSTIRKDIQIKETIGKGLVELIEGGKLNSKEMTFLLSSYLKPMIANNIDSLVLGCTHYPYLIPQIRKIVGSKIQIIDSGEAVAKQTKAVLSKNNLLNIDKEHEAKHQLYINKNKAALKNLLISIKDKNIEILERKF; this is encoded by the coding sequence ATGGATTCTAATAATTTTTCGATTGGTTTTTTTGATTCTGGTGTTGGAGGCACTTCTATATGGAAAGAAGTAATTACACTTTTACCTAACGAGAATACCATCTACCTTTCAGACAGTATAAACGCACCCTACGGAGAAAAATCTGAAGAAGAAATTATTGCATTGTCTATAAAGAATACAGAGTTTTTACTAAAGAAAAACTGTAAACTAATTGTAGTTGCTTGTAATACCGCTACTACTAATGCAATCACTCTTTTAAGGAATAACTATGATATTCCTTTTATTGGTATAGAACCTGCTATAAGACCAGCAGCATTAACTACCAAAACCAATACAATAGGTATTCTAGCCACAAAAGGAACGCTTAATAGCCGTTTATTTGAAGAAACTTCAAGTACTATTAGAAAAGATATTCAGATAAAAGAAACTATTGGAAAAGGGCTCGTTGAATTGATTGAGGGTGGAAAGTTAAACTCAAAAGAAATGACATTCTTATTATCTTCCTATTTAAAACCTATGATTGCAAATAATATAGATTCTTTAGTATTAGGTTGCACCCATTACCCTTATTTAATTCCACAAATAAGAAAAATTGTTGGTTCTAAAATACAAATTATAGATTCTGGTGAAGCCGTTGCAAAACAAACAAAAGCAGTTTTATCAAAAAACAATTTGTTAAATATTGATAAAGAACATGAGGCAAAACATCAATTATATATTAATAAAAATAAAGCTGCCCTAAAGAATTTACTTATCAGTATAAAAGATAAAAATATAGAAATTTTAGAACGTAAATTTTAG
- a CDS encoding OmpH family outer membrane protein: MKNFKTLLLIAVFTLGVGGFANAQKIGHVDYQRVIDNMPETRALSTTLEKLGKSYQSEIEGLKKKLEAKVQKYTAEQATQTETTNKQRAQEVQVDKARFDQAQQAAYQEMQKRQATDLEPIVMKAENAIKAIAATKGILYVFDAKSLIVKEGEDLYDAAKAKLGLLKDNPKPQQ; encoded by the coding sequence ATGAAAAATTTTAAAACGTTACTATTAATTGCTGTATTTACTTTAGGAGTAGGTGGTTTTGCAAATGCACAAAAAATAGGTCATGTAGATTACCAGAGAGTAATTGATAATATGCCAGAAACGAGAGCACTAAGCACTACATTAGAAAAACTAGGTAAATCTTACCAAAGTGAAATTGAAGGATTAAAGAAAAAATTAGAAGCTAAGGTTCAGAAATATACTGCAGAACAAGCTACGCAAACTGAAACTACCAATAAACAAAGAGCTCAAGAAGTTCAAGTAGATAAAGCAAGATTTGACCAAGCACAACAAGCTGCTTATCAAGAAATGCAAAAAAGACAAGCTACAGATTTAGAGCCAATAGTAATGAAAGCTGAAAATGCAATTAAAGCTATTGCTGCAACAAAAGGTATCTTGTATGTATTTGATGCTAAATCTTTAATAGTAAAAGAAGGTGAAGATTTATATGATGCTGCTAAAGCTAAATTAGGTTTATTAAAGGACAATCCAAAGCCACAACAATAA
- a CDS encoding OmpH family outer membrane protein has translation MKKIFLFTVLLLTVSISWSQRSQTIAYIDMEYILENVPEYLEAQNTLDEKVVKWRQNLDKEARFIEVLKTDLANEKAILTKDLIEEKEEEISLKQDELRRLESLYFGPKGDMFLLRKQLVKPIQDQVYNAIQSISARKKYDFVFDKSSELVMLYSNKKYDISDLVLGTIDRTRLVDEKNAQRNAPRELTDKQKQAVVKRETAVAKNISDREVKKKAANENRQALLKKRNEKRDLLRKKKEALKKKKEKQKKEQENQDNNN, from the coding sequence ATGAAAAAAATATTTTTATTTACAGTTCTTTTACTTACGGTTAGTATTTCTTGGTCTCAAAGAAGTCAAACAATTGCTTATATCGATATGGAATATATTCTAGAAAATGTTCCGGAATATTTAGAGGCTCAAAACACTTTAGATGAAAAAGTGGTAAAATGGAGACAGAATTTAGATAAAGAGGCAAGGTTTATAGAAGTATTAAAAACAGATTTAGCAAATGAAAAGGCAATTCTTACAAAAGATCTTATAGAAGAGAAAGAAGAAGAAATTTCTTTAAAGCAAGACGAACTAAGAAGATTAGAATCTTTATACTTTGGTCCTAAGGGAGATATGTTTTTACTAAGAAAACAATTAGTAAAACCAATTCAAGATCAAGTTTACAATGCAATACAAAGTATTTCTGCCAGAAAAAAATATGACTTTGTTTTTGATAAATCTAGTGAATTAGTGATGCTATATTCAAATAAAAAATACGATATTAGCGACCTTGTTTTAGGAACTATAGACAGAACAAGATTAGTAGATGAGAAAAATGCTCAAAGAAATGCTCCTAGAGAGCTAACTGATAAACAGAAACAAGCGGTCGTAAAAAGGGAAACTGCTGTAGCTAAAAATATATCAGACAGAGAAGTAAAGAAAAAAGCTGCAAACGAAAATAGACAAGCACTTTTAAAAAAGAGAAACGAGAAAAGAGATTTGCTTAGAAAAAAGAAAGAAGCACTGAAAAAGAAAAAAGAAAAACAAAAGAAAGAGCAAGAAAATCAAGACAATAATAATTAA
- the bamA gene encoding outer membrane protein assembly factor BamA: MKLFFAAIVFIALFSTYSTNAQVKNDSLSVIKKDTIANKNISFEKGKEYILGGITVTGLQKFSEETVRVFTGLRYGQTIKLPGDKLTSAIKKLYESEQFSDVDVYLARIDGNTVYLQLDVQELPQLNQIKINGIKKSKAKDLLKETELKLGKMVTDNLLVTTKNYFTKKYTDKGFLKTKVSLNVQKDTSDINIVNMSVFIDKGKKIKIKDINFTGNKALSGKKLRKSMKNTKEKFFGRFWKSSKYVEEEYQKDLESILDKYSRLGYRDARILKEAISWNDDNNTIDINIDLEEGKQYRFAEILFVGNKEYTDEQLHQILRIDKGDIYNGAVLKERVSGDGTPTSFDISSEYQNNGYLFSQVNAVETKVENDSITVEVRIREDEKARIKKVTVSGNDKTNDHVIFRELRVKPGDLFSRREIIRSIREIGQLGFFDQNVTPDVVPNYQDKTTDINFNVIEKGGSQIELQGGYGGGSFIGTLGLSFNNFSIKNIFNKEAYKPLPTGDGQKLSLRLQSSRTYNTYSFSFTEPWFGGKKPKSLSFSVYQSNQYQLNPQTYDVDRSRKLGITGASVGLGQRLKWPDDFFQLSQTISYQSFQLQNYGFRVGDNVLNNGTLNNLSYSLNISRSSAGPSLIFPTYGSEFSFGVKATLPYSLFSNKDYSEPTNLNAEEQNDFLADKYKWLEYYKLNAKGKWYTAFTDKLVLMTNAEMGFLGFYNDKLGQTPFERYFVGGDGIAQFQLDGRETVGLRGYENNRLSSISGGTIYNKFQLELRYSITDSPSASIYTLGFLEAGNSYDNFSTFNPFNVKRSAGLGVRIFMPAFGLLGIDFAHGFDPLPGQTEKSGWQTHFIIGRQF, translated from the coding sequence ATGAAATTATTTTTTGCAGCAATAGTGTTTATAGCACTATTTTCTACTTACAGCACCAATGCACAAGTTAAAAATGATAGTTTATCTGTAATCAAGAAAGATACGATAGCTAATAAAAACATTTCTTTTGAAAAAGGGAAAGAATATATTTTAGGAGGTATTACCGTAACAGGACTCCAAAAATTTAGCGAAGAAACTGTAAGGGTTTTTACAGGTCTTAGGTACGGACAAACCATTAAACTTCCTGGAGATAAACTAACAAGTGCTATTAAAAAGCTATATGAAAGTGAGCAATTTAGCGATGTAGATGTTTATTTGGCAAGAATTGACGGAAATACAGTATATCTTCAGTTAGATGTGCAAGAACTTCCGCAATTAAATCAAATAAAAATTAATGGTATAAAAAAGTCTAAAGCGAAAGATCTTCTCAAAGAAACAGAGCTTAAACTAGGAAAAATGGTAACAGACAACTTGTTAGTTACTACCAAAAATTACTTCACAAAAAAATATACAGATAAAGGTTTCTTAAAAACAAAAGTTTCTTTAAATGTTCAAAAAGATACCTCAGACATTAATATAGTGAACATGTCTGTGTTTATTGATAAAGGAAAAAAAATTAAAATTAAAGACATTAATTTTACTGGTAACAAAGCACTTTCTGGAAAGAAACTTAGAAAGTCGATGAAAAACACCAAGGAAAAGTTTTTTGGTCGTTTCTGGAAATCATCTAAATATGTAGAAGAAGAATATCAAAAAGATTTAGAAAGTATTTTAGATAAATATAGCAGATTAGGTTATAGAGATGCACGTATTCTAAAAGAAGCTATTTCTTGGAATGATGATAATAACACTATAGATATTAATATAGATTTAGAAGAAGGCAAACAATATCGTTTTGCAGAAATATTATTTGTTGGTAACAAAGAATACACAGATGAGCAGTTACACCAAATTTTAAGAATTGACAAAGGAGATATTTATAATGGAGCTGTCTTAAAAGAACGTGTTAGTGGAGATGGAACTCCAACATCTTTTGATATTTCTTCAGAATACCAAAATAATGGTTATTTATTTTCTCAAGTAAATGCAGTAGAAACAAAAGTAGAGAATGATTCTATAACTGTAGAAGTTAGAATTAGAGAAGATGAGAAGGCACGTATTAAAAAAGTAACAGTTTCTGGAAACGACAAGACAAATGATCATGTGATTTTTAGAGAGTTACGTGTAAAACCAGGAGATTTATTTAGCAGAAGAGAGATTATTAGATCTATTAGAGAAATTGGTCAATTAGGGTTTTTCGATCAAAATGTAACCCCAGATGTTGTTCCAAATTACCAAGATAAAACTACAGACATTAATTTTAATGTTATAGAAAAAGGTGGTAGTCAGATAGAACTACAAGGGGGTTATGGTGGTGGATCTTTTATTGGTACTTTAGGTTTGTCTTTTAATAACTTCTCTATAAAAAATATCTTTAATAAAGAAGCATACAAACCATTACCAACAGGAGATGGACAAAAATTATCTTTAAGGTTACAATCTAGTAGAACTTATAATACTTATAGTTTTTCTTTTACAGAACCATGGTTTGGTGGTAAAAAACCAAAATCATTATCATTTTCTGTATATCAGTCAAACCAATATCAGTTAAACCCTCAAACATATGATGTTGATAGAAGTAGGAAATTAGGTATTACAGGTGCTTCTGTAGGTCTAGGACAACGTTTAAAATGGCCAGATGATTTTTTCCAACTATCACAAACTATTTCTTACCAAAGTTTTCAATTACAAAATTATGGTTTTAGAGTTGGAGATAATGTTTTAAATAATGGTACTCTTAATAATTTATCTTACAGTTTAAACATAAGTAGAAGCTCTGCAGGACCAAGTTTAATTTTCCCAACATATGGTTCGGAATTCTCATTTGGTGTAAAAGCAACATTGCCTTATTCTTTATTTAGTAATAAAGATTACTCAGAACCTACTAATTTAAATGCTGAAGAACAAAATGATTTTCTTGCAGATAAATACAAATGGCTAGAATATTACAAGTTAAATGCAAAAGGTAAATGGTACACTGCATTTACAGATAAATTGGTTTTAATGACCAATGCAGAAATGGGTTTCTTAGGTTTTTACAATGATAAATTAGGACAAACACCTTTCGAACGTTATTTTGTTGGTGGAGATGGTATTGCACAGTTTCAATTAGATGGTAGAGAAACAGTAGGTTTAAGAGGTTATGAGAACAATAGATTGTCTTCAATATCTGGAGGAACCATCTATAATAAATTTCAATTAGAACTTAGATATTCTATTACAGATTCTCCTTCTGCATCTATATATACATTAGGTTTCTTAGAAGCTGGTAATTCTTATGACAATTTTAGCACATTTAATCCGTTTAACGTAAAAAGATCAGCTGGTTTAGGTGTAAGAATATTTATGCCTGCTTTTGGATTATTAGGAATCGATTTTGCTCATGGTTTTGATCCATTACCAGGGCAAACAGAAAAATCTGGTTGGCAAACACATTTTATTATCGGAAGACAATTCTAA
- a CDS encoding isoprenyl transferase: MDKKLRIDLQKVPKHVAIIMDGNGRWAKGKGMNRIFGHRNALTAVRECVKAASQVNVEAITLYAFSTENWNRPKLEVDALMSLLINSLKKELPDFMKNGVKVNAIGLITSLPKKAQKVLTDVITQTENNTDIVLTFALSYGSREEIVNTIKNISKKVVNKELNLEEINENTINNHLYTFNLPDVDLMIRTSGEQRISNFLLWQMAYAELYFTDILWPDFREEHFYDAIIDYQNRERRFGKTSEQITE; encoded by the coding sequence ATGGATAAAAAACTACGTATCGATTTACAAAAAGTACCAAAACACGTTGCCATTATTATGGATGGTAATGGCCGTTGGGCAAAAGGTAAAGGGATGAATAGAATTTTTGGCCACAGAAATGCCCTAACTGCCGTAAGAGAATGTGTAAAAGCAGCTTCTCAAGTAAATGTAGAGGCTATTACTTTGTACGCTTTTTCTACAGAAAACTGGAACCGCCCTAAACTAGAAGTAGATGCTTTAATGAGCTTGTTAATTAATTCTTTAAAAAAAGAATTACCAGACTTCATGAAAAATGGCGTTAAAGTAAATGCAATTGGCTTAATTACTAGCCTTCCAAAAAAAGCCCAGAAGGTTTTAACCGATGTTATAACTCAAACAGAAAACAATACAGATATTGTTTTAACTTTTGCTTTAAGTTATGGTTCTAGAGAAGAAATTGTTAACACAATTAAAAATATATCTAAAAAAGTTGTTAATAAAGAACTTAATTTAGAAGAAATTAATGAAAATACTATAAATAACCATTTATATACGTTTAATTTGCCCGACGTTGATTTAATGATAAGAACTAGTGGAGAACAACGCATTAGTAATTTCTTATTATGGCAAATGGCATATGCCGAATTATATTTTACAGATATACTTTGGCCAGATTTTAGAGAAGAGCATTTTTACGATGCAATTATAGACTATCAGAATAGAGAACGAAGATTTGGAAAAACAAGCGAACAAATTACAGAATAA
- a CDS encoding DUF6089 family protein gives MKKRILFIVFISFSSIVLGQVYEIGLSLGGTNYVGDIGRTNYIYPNQLAGNVFFKYNYNPRIALRGTFSYLPISGNDANADTNFRKNRGLNFSNTINELALGMEYNFYEYDISSEDKNWTPYILVELAALNYSYVKGQNPADENIFDKKTAFAIPIGVGFKSKLSGSFAFSLETKFRYSFKDDLDFTSEKNTNLNIEGNSNDWYMFTGVSLIYTFGRPACYTQGL, from the coding sequence ATGAAAAAAAGAATTTTATTTATCGTATTTATTAGCTTTTCCTCAATTGTATTAGGACAGGTGTATGAAATTGGACTTTCTTTAGGAGGCACAAACTATGTTGGTGATATTGGTAGAACAAATTACATCTACCCAAATCAGTTGGCAGGTAACGTGTTTTTTAAATATAATTACAACCCTAGAATTGCACTAAGAGGAACTTTTTCCTATTTACCAATAAGCGGAAACGATGCAAATGCCGATACTAATTTCAGGAAAAATAGGGGTTTAAATTTTTCTAATACAATAAATGAATTGGCTTTAGGAATGGAATATAATTTTTATGAATATGATATTTCATCAGAAGATAAAAACTGGACACCATACATATTAGTAGAACTTGCGGCACTTAATTACTCTTATGTGAAAGGTCAAAACCCTGCAGATGAGAATATTTTTGATAAAAAGACAGCATTTGCAATACCAATAGGTGTTGGTTTTAAATCTAAATTATCTGGTAGTTTTGCTTTTTCATTAGAAACAAAGTTTAGATATAGTTTTAAAGATGATTTAGATTTTACATCAGAAAAAAACACAAATTTAAATATTGAAGGAAATAGTAATGATTGGTATATGTTTACAGGAGTATCTTTAATTTACACCTTTGGCAGACCCGCTTGTTATACACAAGGATTATAA
- a CDS encoding NAD kinase, with translation MKKVAVYGQSYSISAEKEIKILLRVLEKNNIVCFIEEKFYNLLVEGAILDKKYPTFSHFKDLNDSFDLMFTLGGDGTILRAVTYIRDLGIPMLGINTGRLGFLATINKKTIKESIELILKGEYSVLERSLLSIKTSPSTKEFSELNFALNEVTIARKNTTSMIGVRTNLNNEYLTNYWADGLIIATPTGSTGYSLSCNGPVISPNSKNLVITPIAPHNLTARSMVISDETSIQLEVDSREKEFLISLDSRITTVTENTKVFIEKASFTIKSIIPNNQSFLQTLRSKLLWGEDTRNETNL, from the coding sequence TTGAAAAAAGTAGCAGTTTACGGACAATCTTATTCCATATCAGCAGAGAAAGAAATTAAAATTCTTTTGAGGGTTTTAGAAAAGAATAATATTGTTTGTTTTATAGAGGAAAAGTTTTATAATTTATTAGTTGAAGGCGCAATTTTAGATAAAAAATACCCTACGTTTTCTCATTTCAAGGACCTAAATGATTCTTTTGATCTCATGTTTACTTTAGGTGGAGATGGTACCATTTTAAGAGCCGTTACTTACATTAGAGATTTGGGAATACCAATGTTAGGCATAAATACTGGTAGATTGGGTTTCTTGGCAACCATCAATAAAAAAACAATTAAAGAAAGCATCGAACTCATCTTAAAAGGAGAATACTCTGTGCTAGAAAGATCTCTTTTATCAATAAAAACATCTCCTAGTACAAAAGAATTTTCTGAACTTAATTTTGCTTTGAATGAAGTAACTATTGCAAGAAAAAACACCACTTCTATGATTGGCGTAAGAACCAACCTAAATAATGAATACTTAACCAATTACTGGGCAGATGGTTTAATAATTGCAACACCAACTGGTTCTACAGGTTATTCTTTAAGTTGTAACGGCCCCGTAATTTCACCAAATTCTAAAAATTTAGTAATTACACCAATTGCACCACATAATTTAACCGCAAGATCTATGGTAATTTCTGATGAAACTTCTATTCAACTAGAGGTAGATTCTAGAGAAAAAGAATTTTTAATCTCATTAGATTCTAGAATTACTACGGTTACAGAAAATACAAAAGTTTTTATCGAAAAAGCATCATTTACTATCAAAAGTATCATTCCAAACAATCAATCTTTTTTACAAACATTGCGCAGCAAATTGTTGTGGGGAGAAGACACTCGAAATGAAACAAATCTTTAA
- a CDS encoding CBS domain-containing protein produces the protein MNITDYILNEIKPLSLKSSVKAAKKLFDNFPITHFAVIENNKILGCFAQDDIQTIENKSDELVAYTHLLNSFFADEKATVLELLKIFADNDTNVIPVINKEKEYIGYYDLCDVLDVFSTSPFMIEDSETLIIEKLESDYSMSEVTQIVESNGGKLLGLYISEKQQGLVQVTLKISTEDIHEIIHTCRRYDYKIISTHENDIYLEDLKNRSDYLQRYLEM, from the coding sequence ATGAATATTACAGACTACATACTAAATGAAATAAAACCATTGAGCTTAAAAAGCAGTGTAAAAGCTGCTAAGAAGTTGTTTGACAATTTCCCTATTACACATTTTGCTGTGATAGAAAATAATAAAATATTGGGGTGTTTTGCGCAAGATGATATTCAAACGATAGAGAATAAATCGGATGAACTAGTAGCCTACACACATTTGTTAAATTCTTTTTTTGCCGATGAAAAAGCAACTGTTTTAGAGCTTTTAAAGATTTTCGCAGACAATGACACCAACGTTATTCCTGTTATAAATAAAGAAAAAGAATACATAGGTTATTATGATTTATGTGATGTTCTAGATGTTTTTTCTACAAGTCCGTTTATGATTGAAGATAGCGAAACCTTAATTATAGAAAAATTAGAAAGCGATTATTCTATGAGTGAAGTTACCCAAATTGTAGAATCTAACGGAGGTAAATTATTAGGTTTGTATATTTCTGAAAAGCAGCAAGGTTTAGTGCAAGTCACACTTAAAATCAGCACAGAAGATATTCATGAAATTATACACACTTGTAGAAGATATGATTATAAAATAATTTCTACACACGAAAACGACATCTATTTAGAAGATTTAAAAAACAGATCTGATTATTTACAAAGATATTTAGAAATGTAA
- a CDS encoding pyridoxine 5'-phosphate synthase, whose translation MTKLSVNINKIATLRNSRGGNVPNLLKVAADIESFGGEGITIHPRPDERHIRYQDARDLVAVVKTEYNIEGNPIQSFIDLVLETKPTQVTLVPDSIHAITSNAGWDTIKHQSFLQEVVKEFQQNGIRTSIFIDTDLKLIEAAAKTGADRIELYTEEFATQFDLGNKAAIKPYTEAAIVAHDLGLGINAGHDLSLENIKFFKENIPNLAEVSIGHALIAESLYLGLENVVNMYLHRLK comes from the coding sequence ATGACAAAGTTAAGCGTAAATATTAATAAAATAGCAACTTTACGAAACTCTCGTGGTGGTAATGTACCAAATTTACTGAAAGTTGCAGCAGATATAGAAAGTTTTGGTGGAGAGGGAATAACCATTCACCCAAGACCAGATGAAAGACATATTCGTTACCAAGATGCCAGAGATTTGGTTGCAGTTGTAAAAACCGAATATAATATTGAAGGAAACCCGATTCAGTCTTTTATAGATTTAGTTTTAGAAACAAAACCAACACAAGTAACTTTAGTGCCAGATTCTATACACGCAATAACGTCTAACGCAGGTTGGGATACTATAAAACATCAATCTTTTTTGCAGGAAGTAGTGAAAGAGTTTCAACAAAACGGAATTAGAACTTCTATTTTTATAGACACCGATTTAAAATTGATTGAAGCTGCCGCAAAAACAGGTGCCGACAGAATAGAATTATATACAGAGGAGTTTGCAACGCAGTTCGATTTAGGAAACAAGGCAGCAATAAAACCATATACAGAAGCAGCAATTGTAGCACATGATTTAGGTCTAGGGATTAATGCAGGGCATGATTTAAGCTTAGAGAATATTAAATTTTTTAAAGAGAATATACCTAATTTGGCTGAAGTTTCTATAGGACATGCGCTTATTGCAGAAAGTTTGTATTTAGGTTTAGAGAACGTTGTAAATATGTATTTACACCGATTGAAGTAG
- a CDS encoding alpha/beta fold hydrolase, with product MSTNLILHATTKGEGIPLLILHGYFGMSDNWKTLGNQFSEDFEVHLIDQRNHGRSFHEDEFNYEVLVEDLFNYIQHHKLEKVYIIGHSMGGKTAMLFAVTYPELVEKLIVVDISPREYQPHHNAILAGLNSIDFSVDNSRGKVDKKLATLIPELGVRQFLLKNVYWVEKGQLGFRFNLESLTENNSEVGDALPPFTVFEKETLFLKGEKSNYITENEEPIIEAHFPNSKIVEIKNAGHWLHAENSKQFYSEVCAFLK from the coding sequence ATGTCTACAAACCTAATATTACATGCTACTACAAAAGGCGAAGGAATTCCATTATTAATTTTACACGGTTATTTTGGAATGTCTGATAACTGGAAAACTTTAGGAAATCAATTTTCTGAAGATTTTGAAGTGCATTTAATAGATCAAAGGAACCACGGACGTAGTTTTCATGAAGATGAGTTTAATTATGAAGTTTTGGTGGAAGATTTGTTCAACTATATTCAGCATCATAAATTAGAAAAGGTCTACATAATTGGGCATTCGATGGGCGGAAAAACAGCCATGTTATTTGCAGTTACGTATCCAGAATTAGTAGAGAAATTAATTGTTGTAGATATTTCTCCAAGAGAATACCAACCACATCACAACGCAATTTTAGCAGGTTTAAATTCCATAGACTTTTCTGTGGATAATTCTAGAGGGAAAGTAGATAAAAAGTTAGCAACGTTAATTCCAGAATTAGGTGTGCGTCAATTTTTGTTGAAAAATGTGTATTGGGTAGAAAAAGGACAATTAGGATTTCGATTTAATTTAGAATCTCTAACAGAAAATAATTCAGAAGTTGGCGACGCTTTGCCTCCATTTACTGTTTTTGAGAAGGAGACATTGTTTTTAAAAGGAGAAAAATCAAATTATATTACAGAAAACGAAGAACCTATTATAGAGGCACATTTTCCAAACTCAAAAATTGTGGAAATTAAAAATGCTGGTCACTGGTTGCATGCTGAAAATTCGAAGCAATTTTATTCTGAAGTTTGTGCTTTTTTGAAGTAA